One Procambarus clarkii isolate CNS0578487 chromosome 47, FALCON_Pclarkii_2.0, whole genome shotgun sequence genomic window, CCCAGCCCCCTACCTCCTGCAGGAAACCCAGCTCCCCTACCTCCTGCAGAAAACCCACCCCCTACCTCCTGCAGGAAACCCAGCCCCCTACCTCCTGCAGGAAACCCAGCCCCCTACCTCCTGCAGGAAACCCAGCTCCCCTACTTCCTGCAGGAAACCCAGCCCCCCTACCTCCTGCAGGAAACCCAGCCCCCTACCTCCTGCAGGAAACCCAGCCCCCTACCTCCTGCAGGAAACCCAGCTCCCCTACTTCCTGCAGGAAACCCAGCCCCCTACCTCCTGCAGGAAACCCAGCTCCCCTACCTCCTGCAGGAAACCCAGCTCCCCTACCTCCTGCAGGAAACCCAGCCCCCTACCTCCTGCAGGAAACCCAGCTCCCCTACCTCCTGCAGAAAACCCAGCCCCCTACCTCCTGCAGGAAACCCAGCCCCCTACCTCCTGCAGGAAACCCAGCCCCCTACCTCCTGCAGGAAACCCAGCCCCCTACCTCCTGCAGGAAACCCAGCTCCCCTACTTCCTGCAGGAAACCCAGCTCCCCTACCTCCTGCAGGAAACCCAGCCCCCCTACCTCCTGCAGGAAACCCAGCCCCCTACCTCCTGCAGGAAACCCAGCCCCCCTACCTCCTGCAGGAAAACCCAGCTCCCCTACCTCCTGCAGGAAACCCAGCCCCCTACCTCCTGCAGGAAACCCAGCTCCCCTACCTCCTGCAGGAAACCCAGCCCCCCTACCTCCTGCAGGAAACCCAGCCCCCTACCTCCTGCAGGAAACCCAGCTCCCTTACCTCCTGCAGGAAACCCAGCCCCCTACCTCCTGCAGGAAACCCAGCCCCCTACCTCCAGCAGGAAACCCAGCTCCCCTACCTCCTGCTGAAAACCCACCCCCTACCTCCTGCAGGAAACCCAGCCCCCTACCTCCTGCAGGAAACCCAGCTCCCCTACCTCCTGCAGGAAACCCAGCCCTCCTACCTCCTGCAGGAAACCCAGCCCCCTACCTCCTGCAGGAAACCCAGCCCCCCTACCTCCTGCAGAAAACCCAGCTCCCCTACCTCCAGCAGGAAACCCAGCCCCCTAACTCCTGCAGGAAACCCAGCTCCCTACATCCTGCAGGAAACCCAGCTCCCCTACCTCCTGCTGAAAACCCACCCCCTACCTCCTGCAGGAAACCCAGCCCCCTACCTCCTGCAGGAAACCCAGCCCCCTACCTCCTGCAGGAAACCCAGCTCCCCTACCTCCTGCAGGAAACCCAGCCCCCCTACCTCCTGCAGGAAACCCAGCCCCCTACCTCCTGCAGGAAACCCAGCCCCCTACCTCCTGCAGGAAACCCAGCTCCCCTACCTCCTGCAGAAAACCCACCCCCTACCTCCTGCAGGAAACCCAGCCCCCTACCTCCTGCAAGAAACCCAGCCCCCTACCTCCTGCAGGAAACCCAGCCCCCTACCTCCTGCAGGAAACCCAGCTCCCCTACTTCCTGCAGGAAACCCAGCTCCCCTACCTCCTGCAGGAAACCCAGCCCCCCTACCTCCTGCAGGAAACCCAGCCCCCTACCTCCTGCAGGAAACCCAGCCCCCCTACCTCCTGCAGAAAACCCAGCTCCCCTACCTCCTGCAGGAAACCCAGCCCCCTACCTCCTGCAGGAAACCCAGCTCCCCTACCTCCTGCAGGAAACCCAGCCCCCCTACCTCCTGCAGGAAACCCAGCCCCCTACCTCCTGCAGGAAACCCAGCCCCCTACCTCCTGCAGGAAACCCAGCTCCCCTACCTCCTGCAGGAAACCCAGCCCCCTACCTCCTGCAGGAAACCCAGCCCCCTACCTCCTGCAGGAAACCCAGCTCCCCTACCTCCTGCTGAAAACACACCCCCTACCTCCTGCAGGAAACCCAGCCCCCTACCTCCTGCAGGAAACCCAGCTCCCCTACCTCCTGCAGGAAACCCAGCCCCCCTACCTCCTGTAGGAAACCCAGCCCCCTACCTCCTGCAGGAAACCCAGCCCCCCTACCTCCTGCAGAAAACCCAGCTCCCCTACCTCCAGCAGGAAACCCAGCCCCCTAACTCCTGCAGGAAACCCAGCTCCCTACATCCTGCAGGAAACCCAGCTCCCCTACCTCCTGCTGAAAACCCACCCCCTACCTCCTGCAGGAAACCCAGCCCCCTACCTCCTGCAGGAAACCCAGCCCCCTACCTCCTGCAGGAAACCCAGCTCCCCTACCTCCTGCAGGAAACCCAGCCCCCCTACCTCCTGCAGGAAACCCAGCCCCCTACCTCCTGCAGGAAACCCAGCTCCCCTACCTCCTGCAGGAAACCCAGCTCCCCTACCTCCTGCAGGAAACCCAGCCCCCTACCTCCTGCAGGAAACCCAGCCCCCCTACCTCCTGCAGGAAACCCAGCCTTTATTTGTGTGGTGTAAGCTGGGACACCGAAGGACAGGTGTGGTGACCACTGCGTCACTGAAGGACAGGTGTGGTGACCGCTGCCTCACCGAAGgacaggtgtggtgaccagtgtgtcACTGAAGGACAGATGTGGTGACCGCTGCGTCACCGAAGGACAGGTGTGGTGACCATTGCGTCACTGAAGGACAGGTGTGGTGACCACTGCGTCACTGAAGGACAGGTGTGGTGACCATTGCGTCACTGAAGGACAGGTGTGGTGACCACTGCGTCACTGAAGGACAGGTGTGGTGACCACTGCGTCACTGAAGGACAGGTGTGGTGACCATTGCGTCACTGAAGGACAGGTGTGGTGACCACTGCGTCACTGAAGGACAGGTGTGGTGACCACTGCGTCACTGAAGGACAGGTGTGGTGACCACTGCGTCACTGAAGGACAGGTGTGGTGACCACTGCGTCACTGAAGGACAGGTGTGGTGACCGCTG contains:
- the LOC138350797 gene encoding uncharacterized protein, giving the protein MGPMDGEAQDGANGWGSAGNPAPLPPAGNPAPYLLQETQPPYLLQETQPPTSCRKPSSPTTCRKPSSPTSCRKPSPLPPAGNPAPLPPAENPPPTSCRKPSPLPPAGNPAPYLLQETQLPYFLQETQPPYLLQETQPPTSCRKPSPLPPAGNPAPLLPAGNPAPYLLQETQLPYLLQETQLPYLLQETQPPTSCRKPSSPTSCRKPSPLPPAGNPAPYLLQETQPPTSCRKPSPLPPAGNPAPLLPAGNPAPLPPAGNPAPLPPAGNPAPYLLQETQPPYLLQENPAPLPPAGNPAPYLLQETQLPYLLQETQPPYLLQETQPPTSCRKPSSLTSCRKPSPLPPAGNPAPYLQQETQLPYLLLKTHPLPPAGNPAPYLLQETQLPYLLQETQPSYLLQETQPPTSCRKPSPPTSCRKPSSPTSSRKPSPLTPAGNPAPYILQETQLPYLLLKTHPLPPAGNPAPYLLQETQPPTSCRKPSSPTSCRKPSPPTSCRKPSPLPPAGNPAPYLLQETQLPYLLQKTHPLPPAGNPAPYLLQETQPPTSCRKPSPLPPAGNPAPLLPAGNPAPLPPAGNPAPLPPAGNPAPYLLQETQPPYLLQKTQLPYLLQETQPPTSCRKPSSPTSCRKPSPPTSCRKPSPLPPAGNPAPYLLQETQLPYLLQETQPPTSCRKPSPLPPAGNPAPLPPAENTPPTSCRKPSPLPPAGNPAPLPPAGNPAPLPPVGNPAPYLLQETQPPYLLQKTQLPYLQQETQPPNSCRKPSSLHPAGNPAPLPPAENPPPTSCRKPSPLPPAGNPAPYLLQETQLPYLLQETQPPYLLQETQPPTSCRKPSSPTSCRKPSSPTSCRKPSPLPPAGNPAPLPPAGNPAFICVV